Genomic DNA from Carassius auratus strain Wakin unplaced genomic scaffold, ASM336829v1 scaf_tig00036059, whole genome shotgun sequence:
gtcttcaataatggtcaataataactcaattaacttcttaattatctcattaacttcaacactgcttcagtgttacttttaacactgcttcagtgtttatatgagtccacactcaagagtgttaaattaacactggggattttgctgtgtgtggCTTCAGTAGCTGTCAATCAGTTGTTATCATTCAATCCTGGAGTTACTCCTTTTctagacgctttggataaaagcatctgcgaAATCAAATTAATTGCATGACATGCTATCATGACAGGATACGTAATTAATCAAGTTATTCCCAATGTTTAGTGTATATCTTGCCATTTGGAGAGAAAACAATTAAGATAaagtaaaacatattaaaatttttGAGAGCAGAGTAAATCCCTGATTAGACAATTTTTGtttagaaattataattaaacatcaaattaatGATTTACATTGAGAGTCCTACTTTAAAGATGAATGAGGGCAAAAGATGGATGCAGTTATAGAATTTACTCTGTCACACGTTTAACAGACCGAGCAGGGACATTGGGGTCACTGGCACACCACGACCCAGGATTGGGATACTCCTCCCCCTCTTTCAGTTGGTAACGGGGTTCAGCATATGCAGGACCTTCATAGAGACCCCAAAGACCACTGAGCACCTTACAGGAGCGAACCTCATTTATACCACAGCCGTCCAATGAATGACGGTCAACTGTTGTCTCATGCATTGGCTCTTCAAAATCTTCCTTTTCAAAAAGCTGGATCTTATAAGATGTCATACGTTTAACAGACAGAGCAGGAGCAGTGTTAACATTACCCCATGACCCAGGATTGGGATACTCCCCCACCTTCAGTTGGTAATGGGGTTCAGCACAGTCAGGACCCTCATAGAGATCCCAGAGACCACTGAGCACCTTACAGGAGCGGACCTCCTTTATACCACAGCCGTGGTCATCTGTTATTTCAAAGATTTGGCCTTTAAAATTCTCCTGTTCATAGAGGTGGATCTTAAATGGCAAACATTCAAGACACCAAGCAGGATCAGGAACGGGAgcgggagcaggagcaggagcagaagCAGTGGGTATGCTATTGCTCAATGCCTTAAGATTGGGATACTCTCCCTCCTTCATTAGGTAATCATCATAGCCACGACCCTTCCAGAGCTTCCAGACACCTTGGATCACCTTACAGGAGCGAACCTCTGATATACTGCAGCAGTCCAATGATGAACAGTTCCCTGTGACCACACACTTGGTACCTTTAAACTCATTCTGATCGTATAGCTCAATTACACACttgaagaaaaagagagagaagcgAGAAGgtgagttcttttttttttttttatgcaggtaATTGTGCTGTTTTGAGCCAACATCAAAACACCTTgactacacagcaaaatccccagtgttaatttaacactctaaGTGTGGACTcacataaacactaaagcagtgttaaaagtaacactgaagcagagttgaagttaatgagataattaagaagttaattgagttatgattgaccattattgaagacacctgatgttaacaagcagaatcaacaaacaagaaaatcacaatttgtgtgtcacaattatagtggtcagtgtttgttttaattttctcggttggtgattctgcttgttaacatcaggtgtcttcaataatggtcaatcataactcaattaaattaattatctcattaactgcttcagtgtttatatgtgtccacactcagagtgttaaattaacactggagattttgttGTGTATAgccgggtttccatccaaagttacaagaataaaaaaaatatatatttgcacattttaaatatcacttgtGATTAAGCACCTTTCTATCCaatgagtcaaagagaacaagattgtcacttcctgttaaacTGGCATTATATATGGAAACACATCTTATATGCTCATTATACTGTTTTTTTGTGTGGCTTAcacactgtgtctgtgtgtgtcagatcTGCAGGAATGACAAACAAACCATAAACACTCACCTTGTCAAGGCACCACCATATAAAGCAGTCCTTAGCGTCCTTCTCCTCCTCATCAGAGTTTTTTGTGTAGTAAACTCGACCAACATGTTCACTAAACTTCTTCGGCAGCAGACTGGATATCTGAGATACAAGTGAAATCAACTTGTTGATCAGTCATTACAGATATAGAAAACTTACTTTTTAGCCAAAGTAAGTTTCCCTGCACCCCGGGATGTCTTTTTTTGTGACTATTGAAATAAAAGTTGTTATATGACCATCTGAATACCACTCACCTTAAagagattgttcacccaaaaatgaaaattctgtcattgattacacaccctcatgtcatttcaaacctgtaagaccttcgttcatcttcaaatcacaaattaagatatttttgatgaaatccgagagctttaagatgggtttgaaacaacatgagagtgagtaattaatgacataattttcatttttgggaaaactattcctttaacctcACTATTATCAATCACTTTTGTAACAAATTAATGTtgacttacaattttttttttttacagttttgaaaaacatataataaacaaaacaagctGCTGTTTCACTAAATATACAATTTTTCTGCATTTAATCTGACAGTGTAGGCCAACTTTTAGCTCACAACccagctagatttttttttttattattcttaaaatgttcttagaacattacCATGAttcttctaaaaatgtttttagtgggtagttttatttttgttcccagaatgttctctcaaaagatgggataacgttctctaaaaacattctaaaaatgtttattaataacattattagaacattatcccctaacattcttatttaattatatatgatttaagcagaggtttagatgttgatgtctgtttaaaagtaatggTCTTGtctgatgtcaccataatggtgataaGTGTTGgttttagttgtgcaatttgacacttgtCTTGTCAGTGTTGATCTTTGGATGCTGTAATCGTTATTATGACCAAAACAACACGAGAGCATGTAGTTAGCTGATGCTAGCTGCTTGCTGAtgtttaattaatcataatttatgAAGTCTGgttgcttgttttcactcaatctaATGTATGGTGTTAGctacacattatttattaatgtgacGCAATTGGTTAACAGCCTGAGACCCAGCTGAATTTCAAGCAGCTAATTTCAAGGATTTGAAAGAAACACATTTCTTTGTCAaacaaacatcaagattcagtgtatgaatctcaacaatggtgacatgcctCATattgcaatgtattctgggtacatcataCAAAACTCATtcatggcacccagaatgcattacggcatgaagcatgtcaacattgttgagattcatacactaatTCTTGAGGTCTCTGTGTCTAAGCATTTATTCATGaacaatgtaatttaaaaagaatGGACAAAAATAGATATGACATAAATCAGCAGGATCCTGTGCGTTGCAACACATCTACTATAGTCACGAACATTGAATTAATAGCATAGATTAGACTCCAGATAAAACCAGATGATCAGGTCATTACACAAGAAAATCTTTAACATCAGCAAGTAACCAACATCACCTGATGACATTTTTCTCtcactgtttttgctgtaacaaATATAGTTACAGCAGTTAAATGAACAATAACACTGAAAAGACCAACACCTCTCTTAAtctcaataaaaacttttctacattcatgacagaaataaagtcaatcttgtttataataagtgaagttggTAATACTGTGTTTGGAGTATTTAtgctagagtttgacaccaaacagaggttgggttttcactttcaaccaacatttaacttctgagcaatgtcagtccacatctagtgtgatgggaagctttattagaatgttagagaataatgttgtaacaatgttatcaataaacattttaagaatgtttttagagaatgttatcctaacttttagcagaacattctgggaactaaaataaaactagccgCTGACAACATTCCTAGAACATTAAACATTTCTAGGTGGGAAGCAGctgtttaattgaaaaaaaaactgactgtGAATGCAAGCTGCTATTTTTTGCTTGTAAGTGTTGTAATAAAATCCAGCATAGAGTTAGTTTTGGCAGATCACATCAAGCAAGCTTGTATCAGCAGACTCAATTGATCCATGACACCTTTAGGAATACACTATCATAGCATGCTTATTGCTTTGCTCAGAAGCTAATTACCCTGCTCCGTCCCCAGAAATGTGTTGTTATACTAAAATTgatgttaataaaatgaatgatatCTTTAATACTTTGGTGTTGATTCTTTTCTGTCTACTGCCAGGGGGTCTGCTCTCTCTGACTGTCACAACAGAACCATGACCATACCACCAATCCACACAGTGTTCTAACTGTCAATCATCTTTGATAATAGTGGCCCTCAAAATAATTACTTATTCTACAAAAAACGTTTCTAATATGTTGATCATTTTTGAAGTGGCAAGTTACTTGAGCAGCACAGTGGTAGGAGTACCTCATATTTCTGAATCTTGCTGCCTTTATTCTGCTGCTTCTTTCTGTAGAAATAGACACTGTTGATAGGGTTTTCAGCCTTTTTATTATAATCCAGTTTTATCACCTGTGAGAGGAAATTTACAGTGTTACAGTTACTTAacagttgattaaaaaaataaaacaagaagtgctaaaaaatattagtgctgtccaaattaatgcattaacgtaggcattttttatttttttcagtttaaaattatttaacgGAATTAACCCAGGGCAGATTTAGAAAGGTCACTCCACTCATAACAGTtgcttcagtctctctctctctctctctctctctctctcttcataaatgtatttattccatCACAGAACGTCTTTAGGATCACATCAAACCAGAGATGTTTCAGACGCTGtagcatttataatttaatatcaaactgaaaaataaactatgtgcatGCAATTTTGGGGTCAGTTAAGTCATaaagttaccaaaaaaaaaaaaaaagagtaatgataaaataataatgtggATAATGTGTCACACCTgacggaggtgtgaaagacttgaTTTGTGAGAACAAAAGAATcatgaatgggggggggggggggggggggggggagtattCAGAGCCAGCACACAGAGACAGCACACAGCAGAGCTTTACATGAGAGTTTAGATAACAtgggccataaatcaatcagaTAAGCCTtcactaaaaacacacatgacatggccttagaaaatatttcatacaattcacagttttacagattatatTATGAAATTTCAAATGAAGCTTTAGTAGACTTGTGGCTTTGGCTATATTGTGTTTCTAAACTCATGTCCTGtatcaacaatttttttatacatttaaaaaatatgtttttaatatttttatttttgtatttgagcTCATATatctttattaaaataacagtctAAGTAATTCTGATtcttgaacagtaaactttgaagtgtcagctttttAAACataggttgattatgtatctagtcagaaagaattatgagcagaaaccttttcaTTTTGGGTATGTACATTGcgattaatgtaataaaaaatgtgcaatttgtttatttatttatttttattgattgacagcactaataaaaatataaagactgtaaatgttgttttgaacACAGCATACTTCAGTGCTGAAATCCTCCTTATACAAGACCAGATCTGGGTGACGTGTGTTCCACTCGGCCACTGCTGTTTCCCACTTAGCCTGTAGAAATGTGGATTTCAGttcaacaaatgaaaacaaatgatctATAAGAGTGTGTGTTATTATCTGTGTATgtcacccccccccacccccccaccacaaccaaaaaaaaaataaaaaaaaataaaaagagattgAGTGCTATTTAACTGCAAATTTCTGTGGACTGTAATGTTTGAAAAGATGAAATGATGAGAAAATGAAAGTGATGGTTTGTGTCTGGACGgtaagcacatttgttaaaatcaGTGAACTAGattagctaacatgaactaacaatgaaatatACTTCTAAAGCATATTAATTTAGCATGTTAATCATATCTATTATTGTTAATTTGAACATTTAGTATAAAAAAGAATGCATCTGTTCATAGATTTTACTGGACCTGAGCTGACATGaactaataataaacaataaaataacgtTACAAAGATTAAATGCTTGTTCATGCATTTACTGATACTAATTAATGGGACATTTCATTCATAGAGCATTCTAGAGTGCTGttatatttaagttaatttaggtaaggttagaaaaataataataatttaaaagggaGATGGTTATGATAAGGAACAcattattgcattgcattttttccttaaaatattatattatttccttTCTGTGATCTTCATCACACTGTCCCAGTTTGCCAACCATCCACCAGCAAACTGGGATACAAACAGGAACATGTCAGTTCAATGGAGTAACAATACAAAATGCATTTACCAATTCACAATTTCTAACCCTAAAGTACAGTTCAAAAGGGCAAGATTAGAATTATATTTCTGAATGAAGTTTTAATTATATGCTTCACTATAATTCTATTTGTGAATTACTCGCAACAATGAGCCTTTCAGAATACAGCAGatgtgaagggaaaaaaaagaaacagtgtAGAACAGGCCAGCAGTCAAAGATGatattttaacattgtaaattCAGTGCCCTCCACAATGTTTGGAAGAAATCTAAGTTGAAGATGGCAGTTAAATAAAACATTGTGTTTTCTATAATTTCTTCTACCTTGAAGGACTCTTCATCTTTCTCTTCAGTTTCTTGTAGTCGAGTCTCTCCCACACACTTCGGCAGGCGTCGCATCACAACATCCTCAAGCTCTTTTCGGCTGTGAGCACTGGAGTACAAGATCTTCTCAAAGATGTGATCTGATAGAATAAGGAAAATTTGATGGAAACTCTTCTGGTCAAATGACAAGTAGAATTTTTTAACTTCTTCCATGTTTACAACTTACCTGTCAGTTTAATGAACTTTGCAGTCTTTTCATCTTCATGTGTCGTCATCTTGCGTTTTCGTGAGCTGCTTGTAATATTTTCGATCTTCTGTTTGATATCATCAGGTGAAAGGGTTTCTGAAATCGGTGAGATCTCAAGCGGGTCTTTAGCTTCTAAGAGAGCTTTTATGATTCTAatgaacaaattataaaaaaaataatgcattataaaaaagtttttaactgaataataataataataataataataataataataatgtacttgTCTTCGATGATGTTGACGATCTTGTGCTGGTAGGCCTGCTGATAAAGAGTGTAGCGGGTGTGAAACATGTCATAAATATTATCTGCCCCCTGTGAGAGAAAGGATGACACAAACACAGTcacatattaaaaattaaatgaaaaagattaAATGGTTTTACGTGATGACTTACATAAAGTTGCAGATATTGAAATATAAAGGTTTTCAATTTTCATTCATAAATATCACTCTTAAATTTAGCTGAAGTGGAAACTTGTAAGATGACTAAAGACTGGGTGACTGTCATAGTGCACAGAGCAACTAAAGTCAgcgttttgttgttttatatggATGTGAGACTTGCAGTGCTTTCAAACAGACTGAAAACAATCAGCCAAGGAATAAGCACTGGTGGACGAGGGATCTTGTGTATCATGTACCTTGTCTCTGAAGCAGATGTGATTCGACCCTTCGACTTTACAGACTCGAGCAGATTTCAGCAGACGCTGATGGTCAAAGCTGTTTGGGATGCCGAGATAATAACAGTCCCTGAAAGAGAGAACATTAGTCAGTACAGTACTGTTGACTGATACAACTGATCTCTGACTTTATCCTGACACCTAATAGCATGCGGCATCAAACATAAGTGAccattttcacatttatattttactattatagAAATGTTTTATCCAGTCATGGTTCATTTGTTCCACAAGTGAAAGTGTCCAAACATAAAGGGTTATTAATACCAGACTGCTCATGTGATCCGAACATGGTGGCCACCAGGAAGCGACCTACAGTAATCCATGTAAATCAGCTTTAATGATGCTTTAACTGGCGCGAAtagagtgaccacctgtcccACTTTGTTGTACTGTACAGCAATATTACCCTTTGTCCCACCTCATGCAAATTGACCATCTGTCCAGCTTTTTATTTCGAGCCTGCCTAATAAATATATGGATACGTTCATAGGCGtactgttaacttatgtccaatagttcagaggagagcaataaaagcaTTAGTCGATAGGCTGAGTCGTACATCAATCAAACTTACTGGCGCATGAATGCCTCCTCAACGTTTTCAACAATCTCAAATTGGAGAGCGTGTGCTGCATGGTCAGGTTTAGCAGCCATGGCCACGAAAAAGATAAGATGCATTTGTAATAGCGATTGGACAACAACATACTGTTGGTTAATACCTGTAGATGGcgaagcagagagagctttttgcattttatgcaaaagcagtttttctgtgggGCATGGTGGAGAATACAACGTGAAGtgacatggtgcatgtgagtaccacagaaaaaaaaaaaaaaaacacatcatcaaGATGGTAAGCTTTGTGTGAGCGGTCATAACGCTTATTTTCCTGTAGGTtatagcctatttaagtaataaaattaatataaaggggcgacacatttactacttttaaaaaatgcgggtGAGGAAGCGGGTCAGGTACTTTTTTTGCTTTAGTTGAGAATCTCGATCGGGTGTGGGTTGTTTATACACTAACCCGCCCATCACTGGTGGATACACGAGAGGACAACATTTGCATTTTCGCTctcaattgttatttatttaattatttatttattattatttattaattattattattttatttaaacagtcAATGAAGCAGCTGCcaaacaaaaactgtaaaattaatttacagGTATTACATTACTTTACAGGTATTGTCTGGATTCTTATTTTGAaacaatttgtcttttttttttttttgctgttaactATCAGCTAACAAAAGCACACAAGCGAAAACTAATAACTATTACTCTATCAGCAACAGTCACAGCCTTTAAAGAAAGCGACATGCAGCATAAGATCAATGTTTCCTGGTCTTCTTCCGGACTGAAGTGCACAATCTAGATTCAAGTTTCAAGATTTGTTtttgtcacatacacaattatacagAGCATATATAAGCAGGTTGAGAATGATGACTATCTTACTGATTaagtgaatattaagtggagacaaatggatgttaagaggctggttttgagtttaggagcctgatggcctaggggaagaaactcctcctgggtctctcagtttggttcatttATGGAGAACCAAACCGAGATAAAAACCAGTCTTGACAATAAAAGCTCCTGAATAGTGAATTCGCAAGGGCAATGAAGGTGTCAAAGGTGTTTGATCATACAAATTCAGGAAATACATGTAGAATAAGTGTTGTCAGCTTATTTAAATAAggaggttttattttaattttatggttTTCGTTTGGTAGCTGTTGCTGCTAGACATTTGATAATTTTATCATCTAaaggtttaaatgttatttttgtaattttacatatatttgtttgtcatttaggaaaactttaaaaatactgtaaaaaatacagtagtttttctgtataaacaaatattgtttatttaataacactTCAAATGAATTCAGAAGTCATTTTATAGAGTtttaactacaatttaaaataaaagaaaaacaaagtgaaaaacattactatttttaatgtttttaaaagaagtttcttctgctcatcaagcctgaatttatttgatcaaaaatacagaaataatactaataataatattgtgatatattattacaatttaaaataattgttttaaaatttattatactttaaattatcatttaattctctgatgcaaagctgaatttttaggatcattatcacatgatcctttagaaatcattctaatatgatgattcattatcaaagttggaaacagttctgctgcttaatattttttcagaacatgtgatactttaagatactttgatgaataaaaagtaaaagaaaaaagaaaaaaaatctatgtttttaaatataaatattttgtaataacaatatacactactggtaagtattttttttctttctttaaaaacagtgtgtgtgtgtgtgtgtgtgtgtgtgtgtgtgtgtgtgtgtgtgtgtgttattgtatttatttacagtgagAAATTTGTATACTActattgaaaagtaaaaaaataaatctgcatataCAATAATTACCTATTTTAAAGTAGACTAAATTAAAGTTAAGCATTTCTAATAAATATCCTTAAATCattaacaaaatgtatataatgctTAACAATTGTTTCTCTCTTATCAATTTGACATAAAATAGtataacaaaaa
This window encodes:
- the LOC113082419 gene encoding uncharacterized protein LOC113082419 isoform X1, with translation MVHSLICLRNSSVKPGLVPMEMANNQVHQKRRPEQKKNRKKEPQMKSGRDCYYLGIPNSFDHQRLLKSARVCKVEGSNHICFRDKGADNIYDMFHTRYTLYQQAYQHKIVNIIEDKIIKALLEAKDPLEISPISETLSPDDIKQKIENITSSSRKRKMTTHEDEKTAKFIKLTDHIFEKILYSSAHSRKELEDVVMRRLPKCVGETRLQETEEKDEESFKAKWETAVAEWNTRHPDLVLYKEDFSTEVIKLDYNKKAENPINSVYFYRKKQQNKGSKIQKYEISSLLPKKFSEHVGRVYYTKNSDEEEKDAKDCFIWWCLDKCVIELYDQNEFKGTKCVVTGNCSSLDCCSISEVRSCKVIQGVWKLWKGRGYDDYLMKEGEYPNLKALSNSIPTASAPAPAPAPVPDPAWCLECLPFKIHLYEQENFKGQIFEITDDHGCGIKEVRSCKVLSGLWDLYEGPDCAEPHYQLKVGEYPNPGSWGNVNTAPALSVKRMTSYKIQLFEKEDFEEPMHETTVDRHSLDGCGINEVRSCKVLSGLWGLYEGPAYAEPRYQLKEGEEYPNPGSWCASDPNVPARSVKRVTE
- the LOC113082419 gene encoding deoxynucleoside triphosphate triphosphohydrolase SAMHD1-like isoform X2, yielding MWIFLDIVKSKGLNTELTKQDLTFIQKLIQGDYDKVPKNKSFLCDVVANNLNGIDVRRWDYFARDCYYLGIPNSFDHQRLLKSARVCKVEGSNHICFRDKGADNIYDMFHTRYTLYQQAYQHKIVNIIEDKIIKALLEAKDPLEISPISETLSPDDIKQKIENITSSSRKRKMTTHEDEKTAKFIKLTDHIFEKILYSSAHSRKELEDVVMRRLPKCVGETRLQETEEKDEESFKAKWETAVAEWNTRHPDLVLYKEDFSTEVIKLDYNKKAENPINSVYFYRKKQQNKGSKIQKYEISSLLPKKFSEHVGRVYYTKNSDEEEKDAKDCFIWWCLDKCVIELYDQNEFKGTKCVVTGNCSSLDCCSISEVRSCKVIQGVWKLWKGRGYDDYLMKEGEYPNLKALSNSIPTASAPAPAPAPVPDPAWCLECLPFKIHLYEQENFKGQIFEITDDHGCGIKEVRSCKVLSGLWDLYEGPDCAEPHYQLKVGEYPNPGSWGNVNTAPALSVKRMTSYKIQLFEKEDFEEPMHETTVDRHSLDGCGINEVRSCKVLSGLWGLYEGPAYAEPRYQLKEGEEYPNPGSWCASDPNVPARSVKRVTE